One stretch of Weissella koreensis KACC 15510 DNA includes these proteins:
- the coaD gene encoding pantetheine-phosphate adenylyltransferase, whose amino-acid sequence MMRKVIFPGSFDPFTLGHLDLVHRLSELFDEVIVAIGKNQAKSGLFSVEERKILIEKALKEAQLTNASVISYDGLTMELVHQLGAKSIARGVRNATDYQYEKNIAELNQKLADAETVFLMARPENQAISSSMVRELAHFGADIKTLVPSDVAQAINQKYQRSE is encoded by the coding sequence ATGATGCGTAAAGTTATTTTTCCAGGAAGTTTTGATCCGTTTACCCTGGGTCATTTAGATCTAGTGCACCGGTTGAGTGAACTATTTGATGAAGTAATTGTTGCGATTGGAAAAAATCAAGCTAAGTCAGGATTGTTTTCGGTAGAAGAGCGTAAAATTTTAATTGAAAAAGCGTTAAAAGAAGCTCAATTGACAAATGCTTCAGTGATTTCATATGATGGTCTCACAATGGAATTAGTTCATCAATTAGGAGCTAAGTCTATTGCACGTGGTGTTCGCAATGCGACTGATTATCAGTATGAGAAAAACATTGCTGAATTAAATCAAAAATTAGCTGATGCGGAAACTGTTTTTTTGATGGCTCGGCCAGAAAATCAAGCGATTTCTAGTTCTATGGTCAGGGAATTAGCCCATTTTGGCGCTGATATCAAAACCCTGGTGCCTAGTGATGTTGCACAAGCTATTAACCAAAAATACCAAAGAAGTGAGTAA
- the rsmD gene encoding 16S rRNA (guanine(966)-N(2))-methyltransferase RsmD, which yields MRIISGDYRGRALKAVPGSATRPTTDKIKEAVFNLIGPYFDGGRSLDLYAGSGGLSIEGVSRGIEEAVLVDRQFAAIKTIQSNVAVTKESEKFTVIKSSADQAIQRLNGQQAFDLFYFDPPYAKQTIQADVEKLSAANLIADNAILMAETDQEAQLPDQIGGFELWKQREYGITVITIYRFKG from the coding sequence ATGCGAATTATAAGTGGAGATTATAGAGGCCGTGCGTTAAAGGCGGTCCCAGGTTCGGCAACGCGCCCTACCACAGATAAGATCAAAGAAGCTGTCTTTAATTTAATCGGCCCTTATTTTGATGGGGGTCGCTCATTAGATTTATATGCTGGTTCTGGTGGATTAAGTATTGAAGGGGTTTCACGAGGAATTGAAGAAGCGGTCTTAGTTGACCGACAATTTGCAGCAATTAAAACAATTCAATCTAATGTGGCGGTTACTAAGGAGAGCGAAAAATTTACCGTTATCAAAAGTAGTGCAGATCAAGCGATTCAACGCTTAAATGGACAACAGGCTTTTGATTTGTTCTATTTCGACCCGCCTTATGCTAAACAAACAATTCAAGCAGATGTTGAAAAGTTATCAGCAGCTAATTTAATTGCTGATAATGCTATTTTAATGGCTGAAACTGATCAGGAAGCACAATTACCAGATCAAATTGGGGGCTTCGAATTATGGAAGCAAAGAGAATATGGAATTACAGTAATTACAATTTATCGTTTTAAGGGGTGA
- a CDS encoding YlbG family protein — protein sequence MELEIKPRRSVIVYLNNVKQAKQLRRFGVIEYISNKLKYAVIYMDEADIEKKQILISRLGFVKSVEISNWPEVDSTVGSNQDSVAFAVDEFELADMVGADDEL from the coding sequence ATGGAATTAGAAATTAAACCTCGTCGGAGTGTGATTGTTTATCTAAATAATGTTAAGCAAGCAAAACAATTACGACGCTTTGGAGTGATTGAATATATCTCAAATAAGTTGAAATATGCGGTTATTTATATGGATGAAGCTGATATTGAGAAAAAGCAAATTTTAATTAGTCGTTTAGGGTTTGTAAAATCAGTTGAAATTTCCAATTGGCCTGAAGTTGATTCAACTGTTGGTAGCAATCAAGATAGTGTAGCCTTTGCCGTTGATGAATTTGAATTAGCTGACATGGTTGGGGCTGATGATGAATTATAG
- a CDS encoding FtsW/RodA/SpoVE family cell cycle protein, giving the protein MVKLFKKIQYRMRYFDWWIAILVLALMSFGSVMSFSASAGMLTGTPSGTLFKQLSFYLMAFIMMLVGYHASKKWIDSLGAIAYMMYFISLFLLLTTFFFPPINGARGWIVLGPISIQPVELYKVCLILWGSFAMTRNHDNKYNFIHLGWIRFAFVCVILFLFPDTGGFIITTGIMAVIILASGVKKRFSVIVITGVILIWQVGLRALEPILSLSTHYSLQRFTAYLNPWKYAQTTGNQVINSYYAISNGGLFGRGLGRSLQKNSNLPEPNTDFIMAVVSEEMGAIGVALVVIALVIISWRLIYFAFRTPSMRYRLLLVGSASYLLLQIIVNLGGVVGALPITGVTFPLISVGGSSILSLGLMFAIDLNVIKQIKIEKELYLADKKKGQA; this is encoded by the coding sequence TTGGTAAAATTATTTAAAAAAATACAATATCGGATGCGTTATTTTGACTGGTGGATTGCGATATTAGTCTTAGCGCTAATGTCTTTTGGAAGTGTAATGTCTTTTTCTGCCAGTGCTGGTATGTTAACGGGTACGCCGTCAGGTACATTATTTAAGCAACTATCATTTTATTTGATGGCTTTTATTATGATGCTAGTTGGTTATCATGCATCCAAAAAATGGATTGATTCATTAGGGGCTATTGCCTATATGATGTATTTCATCTCATTATTCTTGCTATTAACGACTTTTTTCTTTCCACCAATTAATGGAGCTAGAGGTTGGATTGTGTTGGGACCAATCTCTATTCAACCCGTGGAACTTTATAAGGTCTGTTTAATTTTATGGGGATCATTTGCCATGACCCGTAATCACGATAATAAATATAATTTTATACATCTTGGATGGATCAGATTTGCCTTTGTCTGTGTAATATTATTTCTTTTCCCAGATACTGGAGGATTCATTATTACCACTGGTATCATGGCCGTGATTATTTTGGCCTCAGGTGTAAAAAAAAGGTTTTCGGTAATCGTAATAACTGGAGTTATATTAATATGGCAAGTTGGATTACGGGCTTTAGAACCAATTTTGTCACTGTCTACACATTATAGCTTGCAGCGTTTTACTGCATATCTAAATCCATGGAAGTATGCGCAGACAACCGGAAATCAAGTTATTAATTCTTATTACGCCATTAGTAATGGTGGTTTATTTGGGCGTGGATTAGGACGTAGTTTACAAAAAAACAGTAATTTGCCAGAACCAAATACCGACTTTATTATGGCAGTAGTTAGTGAAGAAATGGGGGCTATTGGAGTTGCTTTGGTTGTCATAGCACTTGTTATTATTAGTTGGCGGTTGATTTATTTTGCATTCCGTACGCCTTCAATGCGTTATCGTTTACTATTGGTTGGATCAGCTAGTTACTTGTTACTGCAAATCATTGTTAATTTAGGCGGAGTCGTTGGAGCGTTACCAATTACCGGAGTTACTTTTCCTTTAATTTCAGTGGGAGGTTCGTCGATATTATCATTAGGACTAATGTTTGCCATTGATTTAAATGTGATTAAGCAAATTAAGATTGAAAAAGAATTGTATTTAGCTGATAAAAAGAAGGGACAGGCTTAA